GTTTACTAGAAGCAAAAAACAGGCCCAACAAAAGACATCAGCTTTTAACGCATCGCATCATTTTAAAAATTTGGCTGCGTAAAAATCGACACTTTATAGATGAGTTATTACCACAAATGTTTTAAAAACGTTGGACAACCACGGCATAGCCAAAGAGTGTTAGATTGATTAAGTTCAATCTAACACTTCTTTTTTTGCTATGTACTAGTTTGCGCATTCTATAAAATTGCCTCCTCTACAAGCTTAAATTCCCAAACATTTTCCCTAGTAATAAAATCAATAAATATTTTCCCTTCTCTTTTTGAGCCTATTTTCTATACTAATAAAATCTTATTTATGCTACTTCAACATAGAAAAATGCTTATTTTCACGAAACCTTTCTTCCATCTTGGCGTTTATTACTTATGAGAACTAAATGAAAATCGTTATCATTTCGTTCTATATAAACATTTTTGAGAGGTGTTTTGATGGAAAGAATAAAATTATTGGATGTTGCGAGAGGACTAGCCATAATTGGCACACTGGGAACGAATATTTGGATTTTTGGATCAGCCGGCTATTCAGTCGATTTAGATGAAACTGATATTTCAAGGATTGGCTCATATATATCTAAGTTTTCAGATTATTTGACGAACGGGAAATTTCTTGGCTTATTAACGATTATGTTCGGCATTGGCATGCAATTGAAATATGCTAGTTTCCAAAATAGAGGGCTCCCTTGGTTTAAACTGTACCTATGGTCTATGATATTGCTTTTTTTAGATGGGGTTCTTCATTTTATATTTGTTTTTGAATTTGATGTATTAATGAGTTATTCCCTAACAGGTATCCTCGTTGCATTTATTATTCAACGCTCAGAGCGAGTCATGAAAATTTGTATGTTTGTTGCAGCTAGTATTCACCTTTTTCACCAAGTCGTAGAAGGTTTTCTTATGGACAAAATTATGACGACTCAACTTGCACGAACATTGTTTCCAAACAATCCATATGCCAATCTAAGTGCTAATCGTAGTAGTATCGCTGAACAAGCAGCACTAGTTCGTCAGGAGAATCAATTGCTTGAGATATCTGGGTTTTCATGGTGGGAGCAAGTTGTGTACCGGCTAGAACATTTTTGGGTTTTACGCTCAGAAGCGATTATGATTTTACCAATGAATGTTTTCTTATTTTTACTTGGTGTCTTCCTCGTTAGAAAAGGTTTATTGAAAATGGATGAACACGGCATTCGACTGCAAAATCGCCTACTATGGATTGGATTAGGTATTGGTATCCCATTAAATGCTCTATCGTTTTTTAGTACTCAATTTGTCGTTTTAGACCGCTATGTTTTTGCCCCTGTTTTATCACTGGGTTATCTCGGTCTTGTCTTTTTAATCGCCCGCCATCAAAAGTTCGTTAAAGCCCAACATTATATTAGTAATGTTGGCAAAATGGCACTTACATGCTATATCGCGCAAAATATCATCGCATCCTTTTTGTTCTATAATTGGGGACTCGGCCTATCCAACCATTATAGTCAACCATTAATCCACGCATCTTGGCTAGGCATTACGTTGTTTATGATTGGATTTTCTACTTTATGGTTACGAAAATATAAACAAGGTCCCATTGAAACCATCTGGCGTAAACTTGGCAATATTCCTGTGAAACGCCATCTACAAAAATTAACGTAATCCCTTTGATTGCATAGCGACATTAAAACATGTATGTTCTTCCTAATGACCGTTGGCATACATGTTTTAATTTGCAGCCTCATGTTTAAACTGACATTATAAAAACTCTACTTTCTGGCTATTTCAAAATAACGTCAATTATTATTACAATAAAGTAATATAGAAATATGATTAAGACATCGTCACCTAGCTTTAACGTATAAGATGAGGAGTACACTAAATATGAAAAAAACACTGACAATCGCTGGTTCTGCCGCACGTGGCGGAGCTGGTATTCAAGCAGATTTAAAAACTTTCCAAGAACTAGGCGTGTACGGCACTTCTGCCATTACGGCCTTTGTAGCAACACATCCTCGAACTAATCAAGGCGTTTTTACGCAATCATTAGACGTTATTGAGGCACAGCTCCATACAATTGCGACGCAAATTGGCATCGATGCTTTAAAAACAGGGATGCTATTCACCAAAGATATCATTGAGCTTGTGTCAGACTGGCTCTCTACTGTTCAGGTCAAACATGTCGTAATTGACCCTGTTATGTTCGGTAAAGTAGGAACTGCATTAATGGAAGAAGGTGCCATGTCTTCTTTAAAGGATAAACTATTACCACATGCAACAATTATGACCCCTAATATGCCTGAAGCAGAATATTTGCTCGGTGGTAAGAAACTTACATCTGCAACTGATTTACAGGATGCAGCCCGTGATTTACATAAGCTTGGCACGCAATTTGTACTCGTAAAAGGTGGTCGTCTCGATGGTCCCGCAACGGATGTATTATATGATGGCGTACGCATGGTAACATTGGAAGCCCCACGTATTGATACTATTCATACAAATGGTGCGGGTTGTTCATATTCTGCAGCGATTACTGCTGGATTAGCACAAGATCTAAGTGTTGAAGAGGCTGTTATGCAAGCTAAAAAGTTTGTTACTGCTGGCATTCGTCGAGCTATACCATTTGAAGCCGTTGCTGGTGCCATCGACCATCGTGCCTATAAAGTGTTTGGTGAACATGATATTACAGTTACGCGAAACTAGTCATACTGGAACAGGGCTAGTAGTTATTAAAAGCAAAAAAATCCGTGTAGAGCCTTTTACGGGCACAGCGGATTTTTTTATTTGTGCTATCGTTGAAGACTAAATGCTAGTTTCTTAAAAAGAATAGGCACGCATAACTTGGCATATTTCTACATGATAATGACTGTACCATTTTTCTTTACCTAATTGTTGTGCTACAACATGTTGTGCATTGTTTTTCCACTGTTGAATCGCCTCTAACGATTCCCAATACGATACAGTAATCCCCTGCCCCTCGGCATTTCTTGTACTTGCCACACGAAGAAAACCTGACTGCTGTTTTGCTAATGCTTCAATGGCATCCGCCATTTTGGCATATCCTTCGTTGTCGTTATCCGTCCGTTGTGATGTGAAAATAACAGCATAATAACTATCCATCCTTTACTCCCCCCTCCTCTTTCACTACTATTGTATACGAAAAATCCTATCCATTTAATTTCAATAAGCTATGTCGTGGCAGTTATGCAAACTTCCGTTAGTATACATTGTAGTACTACCCTTTATAATGGAGGTATGTACCATAGAACTAACTTTTAGTCATTATGCGATAGCGATTTCTATTGATTTAATTTACTAAATGATAACTTGGTGGTCCACACTAAAGATAGCTTAATGTAAAAAAAAACAGGATGATGTACTATTTTTTCAGTTTGCCTTCATTTTAGCATAGTATAATAATTTGAATATGGAAACAGGAGGGAACTAAAATGAAAATATTACTGGCAGAAGATGATAGTCGACTACGTAAAAATATTGTTCATATTTTAAAAAAAGAATTCCACCATGTTGCATCTGTCGATAATGGACAAGATGCCCTGAACAATACATTTTCTGAACAGTACGATTTAGTGATTTTAGATTGGATGATGCCTCAGCTAAGTGGTATTGCTGTTTGTCAGCAGTTACGACAAAGTGGCTTTAATGGCTGTATTTTAATGCTAACTGCCAAGGACGATACAGAAGATATCATTACAGGACTTGATAGTGGCGCTGACGATTATTTAGTAAAACCCTTTAAGATGGAGGAACTGTTAGCCAGGGTTCGGGCATTACTGCGTAGAAAAAATAAAGTGATTGAGCAAGTTGTCAAAGTAGAAAATTTAACTTTACAAGTCGATGCACGTA
This DNA window, taken from Lysinibacillus sp. FSL M8-0337, encodes the following:
- a CDS encoding antibiotic biosynthesis monooxygenase, whose amino-acid sequence is MDSYYAVIFTSQRTDNDNEGYAKMADAIEALAKQQSGFLRVASTRNAEGQGITVSYWESLEAIQQWKNNAQHVVAQQLGKEKWYSHYHVEICQVMRAYSF
- a CDS encoding response regulator transcription factor, which encodes MKILLAEDDSRLRKNIVHILKKEFHHVASVDNGQDALNNTFSEQYDLVILDWMMPQLSGIAVCQQLRQSGFNGCILMLTAKDDTEDIITGLDSGADDYLVKPFKMEELLARVRALLRRKNKVIEQVVKVENLTLQVDARTFLLNNTEVELTKNEFLLLEYLFLNKGRVLTREQICIYIWGYDYDVSNNSLDALVKLVRKKIDDGQVKSRIQNVRGIGYKLRESHVS
- the thiD gene encoding bifunctional hydroxymethylpyrimidine kinase/phosphomethylpyrimidine kinase, whose protein sequence is MKKTLTIAGSAARGGAGIQADLKTFQELGVYGTSAITAFVATHPRTNQGVFTQSLDVIEAQLHTIATQIGIDALKTGMLFTKDIIELVSDWLSTVQVKHVVIDPVMFGKVGTALMEEGAMSSLKDKLLPHATIMTPNMPEAEYLLGGKKLTSATDLQDAARDLHKLGTQFVLVKGGRLDGPATDVLYDGVRMVTLEAPRIDTIHTNGAGCSYSAAITAGLAQDLSVEEAVMQAKKFVTAGIRRAIPFEAVAGAIDHRAYKVFGEHDITVTRN
- a CDS encoding DUF418 domain-containing protein; its protein translation is MERIKLLDVARGLAIIGTLGTNIWIFGSAGYSVDLDETDISRIGSYISKFSDYLTNGKFLGLLTIMFGIGMQLKYASFQNRGLPWFKLYLWSMILLFLDGVLHFIFVFEFDVLMSYSLTGILVAFIIQRSERVMKICMFVAASIHLFHQVVEGFLMDKIMTTQLARTLFPNNPYANLSANRSSIAEQAALVRQENQLLEISGFSWWEQVVYRLEHFWVLRSEAIMILPMNVFLFLLGVFLVRKGLLKMDEHGIRLQNRLLWIGLGIGIPLNALSFFSTQFVVLDRYVFAPVLSLGYLGLVFLIARHQKFVKAQHYISNVGKMALTCYIAQNIIASFLFYNWGLGLSNHYSQPLIHASWLGITLFMIGFSTLWLRKYKQGPIETIWRKLGNIPVKRHLQKLT